The following nucleotide sequence is from Sceloporus undulatus isolate JIND9_A2432 ecotype Alabama unplaced genomic scaffold, SceUnd_v1.1 scaffold_430, whole genome shotgun sequence.
ataaataaataaataaatgcattttttagagttcttccctttgccttcccccCTTTTCTGTCACCAGTAATGCCCCTGCCTGATCCCCAGTCAACCCTTGATTTCAAACATCCATATTGAAAGAAACACACGTAATGTAGCTTCAAGGTGCTTCTTACGGCAAGATGCTAGGATCTCAAAGGGGATGTTCCCaattaatatttgaaacgatttaaaatacaacgtttttaataaaaccgattcaaaataacactgGTCTTATCCCGCTATCCGAATCgctttattcttcgttcccatctggttatttaaatcgaattttttacctgcaagcattCCTACTTGGCaagaaatcggtgtttaaataaagtgaTTCTTCtactccataccttatttggagctgtcaatcaatgctacgtcagaatgacgtaacgttattccggaatatttggaagcgatttatctttcggcattgtttccatttcattgaccgtttgtgattcgatgtatttttggcagttttttttttaaatggaccaatCAAGGAGCTTAatcgatcaaacgtcataagcgctttcagccttatatacatttcccctcctttccctcccactGTTACCTGGTTTACCTTTGCTTGAGATCTCAACAATCATGTATCATCGTCAAAAATTTGAGTATATGTTTTCCTTGATCATATTGCTTATAGAGAAATTTATGGTCCAATGCAGAGCTGTTATGACATTGTGTGAAAGCGGAGAGCATGATGCAGAAATGAGAAATTATCTTCTTATTTTGGATGAAATGCTTCCTTTCTTTCGGCAAGGCGCCCAGATCAGCTTTCAGCCGATGGCTAGAAGGTGGTGGATATACCCCAAGACAGATGTGCACTGGAACGTCTTTGCTAGAACTGTCTGGTCTGACTCTAATTGGAAGACGCACTTCAGAATGCCgcgtgctgtttttaaaatgattgctgACGAGCTGCGTCCCCATCTTTCCCGGCAAAACACACGGTTCCGTAAGGCAGTTCCTGTAGAAAAGCAAATTGCCATGGCCGTATTTTACCTGGCACACGGTGGTTCCTATGCCACAGTTGGAACTTTTTTCGGTGTAGGAAAGTCTACAGCATACAAGGCTATCATTCAGGTGTTCCTGTGTATGGAAATGGTTCTACTACGGAGGGCTGTCTATCTTGGAGACTATAGAAAGGTTGGTGGAAATTTATCTCATGAaatatatctattttttaaaatctcctgtgGTCGGGTCGCTTGATCTCTCATGGGATCAAGCACCTCCAACGTTGATAATGATTATTCTGTAGAAATGCTTTGTTCATTCTGTATCAATTTCATATTTTCCGcacgtctgtctgtctgtctgtctgtctgtctatctgtctgtctgtctgccgtTATGTCTTTCTATCTATccatccgtccgtccgtccgtccgtccgtccgtccatccatctatctatctacttctGTTTAATCAGATAAAAATGTACTGTAATTGTTACTTCACAAGGTTTTTGGGCAACTATGTGCTACTCTGCTCAGCGGAGAATTAGGATAGAGTATACatcacatctatctatctatttatcagtttttctgtctgtctgtcgttatgtcttcctatctatctatcatttcatctatctatctatctatctatctatctatctatctatctatctatcagtcTGTCAGTCTCTCAgctagtctgtctgtctgtctgtctgctgttatgtctttctacctatccatccatccatccatctatccatccatccatctatctactTACTTATGTTTAATGAGAGAAAAATGTACAGTAATTGTTATATTACTAATTTAATATTTATTGCCTCTTACAATCACAGATTATGTCTGGCTTTGAAGCGCTGGGGTTTCCCCAGGTGATTGGAGCAATTGACGGCTGCCACATTACGATTAAGGCACCTGCTCACGAGGGTGCGCAGTACATAAATCGGAAACAGCaacactctatgattctacaggtGACATGTGATCACAATGGAAAATATATTGATCTTTACTGTGGACATTCAGGAATAAATCACGACAGTTTTGTCCTGCAGGAATCCTCTATCTACCATGCATTAAAAGCTGGACTGTATGTACCCGGTTGTCCGACATTGACAATTAAAGGGCAACAAGTCGGGCCACTTCTTTTGGGTGATAGTGGATATCCAATAAAGCCTTTTCTGCTCATACCGTTTAAGGTCGGGCATAGCAGGAGGGAGGGTGTTTATAATAAGAGATTATCTCGAGCTAGGATCGTGGTGGAAAGATCATTCGGGCGTTTGAAATCTAGATTTCAAGCACTGCTGAAAGGTCTAGACCTGTCTGTTGAAAATTTACCTTCTGCTATTTTAACTTGTATTCTGCATAACATAATAGAGACCAATGGAGATGTCCGACTTGCACGAAACACTTCTCCTGAGACATATGTTATTGACCCAACTACTTATATGactgatcaacaggagaaggaaaagggggaaaagattaGAGATGCCTTTGTGGAGTATTTCAATTCATAACTTcagttagtttttaaaatgttacattaaCATTTACTACAGTTAAAAATATTTCTCAAATGTTTTCATaacatatatttgcattttatgtaCAGCCTTTGATAATATCCTTCTATAGTGCATTATTCACCCATTATTTTTGGTCaaaaaaataaagttatattCGTGAACGCCTGTTGTCTAATTTCATTGTACTTTACATTTAATAAAAGCAGATACATATTGCTGTTAAAGTTATTAATACTTTCTCCATGGTTGCAATGAGGACTAGGAGACCACATGTACACGTGATCTGCACTCTTCACGGTACATCCCCGCCACTTATgtgctttaaaatgttgaaattcatttcccCTCGGTGGATGCTTAATCAACTGCTTATCCACCATTGGCAATGAATATAAAGAAACATGGCTTTTGCATTTCAGCATTACTTTCATAAGTTGTGCACatatatctatccatccatccatccatggttGCAACCCTCCTCTCGCACAACACTTTCCAAAGCTCCATTTCACCATGGGAAATAGGAGCCCCTATTTAAAAGTGATCTTGCTGCAATGTTCCCTCCCGGCAACGTCCAGCCAGCGCTGCGCTTTACTATTGGCCACGGAATTGATCCCAATCAGAGCGTGGTGCTCCAATTTCAAAACGAACAGGTTACACTCTCTGTACGCTCGGCGATGTTGGAATGCAACGGATCCATTTGGTCGCTTAATCTCTTATTGGATGAAGCGCCTCCTACATTTGAAATGCATATACACATTGCTTTGTACGTTCAGGATCCCTATCTTAACTTCAGCACCCGTTACCATCATTTCAATATGTGCTTTATAGCTTCCTATTCTGCAATTTCCAGACCCTATACACTCTGTTTTGCAGCAATTACTGAGTTTGGAACGTGGAGCGCCAACTTCATAACATTTCTTTCCACCCAGGCAGCACTGCAAGGCAAAGTTGACCCAGTACACATTAAGCATTGCCTTTTTGGGACCTCCTACTGTTCCCCCTGGGGAGTATATAAGGGGCCGTTTCCAGGGTCTGGACTTGTGGGTAGTGAAGATGGCGGTGGAAGGAGTAAGGAGGTTGACGTATTGGAGGACGGAAGAGGTGGAAATGATACTGAGTATCCTAAGGGATACCCCTTCAGTGGTTCCCCAACTCATGCAGTCTACTCCTcggaaaaatatacatattttccgAAGAGTGGCTGCGGGGCTGAGGACACAGGGAGGGTATGTGAGGGACGGGCACATGGTCCGCCGAAAATTTGAATATCTGAAAGCGGCATTTTATGCCTTGATGGAAAGATTCGGGCCAAACTCCCCTCCATCAGAGCTGCAAAAGTTCCCACAGTTCCAGCAGATGAAGGAATTGTGGGAAATTGCTAGGAGTCCTCATCCAAGGGAGAGATTTCCCGCaggtaattatgttttaaatattatttatagcGATTTCAATTTTATTAAGTTAAGTAACATaatttaatacaattttattacttaaattaattaatttcattacTTTAATTAACTTAATTTAATTAACATCTCATTAGGTGCTtaatatatacattaatatatttatgtaaatttatatatatatataattacatatatataacatttctatgtatatatttttatatcttttctaattatttttggTTAATATTGTTTACAGAGAAAACATTTTTGATATTGTTATTGGTAATACCACACACTTTTAGAAAGCACATGATTTAaaaacatctatttaaaaaattaatttatatactaacatatataaaattatttatatatatctgtatacagATATATAACATCTACAAatatgtgtaatatatatatatatatatataaataaaaatgtacatatatgtaaaaCAGATAATTGggtttgtttatattattattattgataataatATATGCTTATAGACAGCACATGATTTACACACATCTACTACATGGATTAATATATAtcagtaaaattttattttttgtaaaccACCTATAATTTCTAATCATCTTTCTTAAAATGCAGGAAGACATGCATCTCCACCTCCTCCCAGGGCTCGAGAAGAAAATCCTGAGGGAGACTTGGGTAAGTTGTGCTGGGTTATCATTAACAAATAATGTAAAATTTGATTGCTATATTAAAAGTTTGCAATACAATATAAAGTTATTTCAATATTaacaaaaatctatttaaaaaatcaatttatacACACttacatatatattattatttatatatatctgtatacagATATATAACATcaacaaatatgtgtgtgtgtgtgtgtgtgtgtgtgtgtgtatatatatatatatatataaatgtaaatatatgtaaaacagaAAATtggttttgttattatttttagagataccattattattaatattattgataaTAATATATGCTTTTAGAAAGCACATGATTTACACACATCTACTGCAGGAATTAATATATAtcagtaaaattttattttttaaaaaccacctaTAATTTCTAATCATCTTTCTTAAAATGCAGGAAGACATGCATCTCCACCTCCTCCCAGGGCTCGAGAGGAAAATCCTGAGGGAGACATGGGTAAGTTGTGCTGGGTTATCATTAACAAATAATGTAAAATTTGATTGCTATATTAAAAGTTTGCAATAAAATATAAAGTTATTTTAATATGAACGACATGCATATTGGagtaataacattaaaaaaatccagtGGCTGCTTTAATTCAAACCTAAGAATCATACTTACCTTACTTAATTCCTAGTTTTATTTACTAACTGATAGATTGCCATCATTTATGAAATTAATATTTGACTTACTCTAGGATAACCCCAAATTACCTTTAAAACAATCCCATGTTTATCATTTCAATGTAGAAATGCATGATGATCAGCATCCATCCCCCGccccctcatcccccccccccccctggaggATGATAATGGTAGGTTTACTTTTTTGATATTTCAAATAGAGAATGCATTAACGGTCTTGGCTTTTAATGCATATATTGATATTCTTAGTAATAACATATTGGTTATAAGTGTTGTTTCATTACTTTGCAGGACATGATACATCTAGGCCTGAAGGGGGCCAAATGGGTAGGAGCACATAACATTCTTATGTTATACATCCTTCAATTTATGTTACACATAGCTAAGGGTCACATTAGGGCCACCATGACATTAATATATTGAATTCGGCCCCAGGCAGGGATGGCTTGCATGCACATTTAGAACTCAGCATTCAAAACAATAGTTTACATGGCATCATTCCTGACCTTTCCAGGCTTACCTATGCAGCAGACAAAGGTCACCATTGGATGTGGAACTACACCACAATGATACATTGTAGAAGTGTGAATAAATGCCATTGTAAGATCTCATAAACAGTACATATTATACATCTACATGGGTTAAAATTGGTTTCATTGTTATTTAATTGCTTTCTGGTTTACATTGCCAGAGAGTTCTGCAAGCATGCTTCATCATTTGTCATTTGAATGCTGCTTGAGGGAGGGATACCTTGCTGGGCCATTAATTTGGGAAAAGATACTTTACAAAATGTTGTAAATGACATCCTCCTTGACCTTTTCTGGCTTAACTTTGTCAAAGTAAAAAGGCCAGCATTACCTGTGGAATGACTTAAACAATGTCTAATTGTAAAGTTTTGCAAGTAAAATATCTGTCAATGTTGTTCACATAtattaaagtttttatttatttatttatataccgcccttccaacgatcagaaATCCTTAATTTTGTATTTGTAGAATAACTGTAGGCTGCACCATAACATTGCATGTACTTACAAATCAATATGCTTTATTTAGATTTGGAGAGAAGAATTGGGCACATAGAGAACAGGATGAGGGAATATGACACCAGCCTGTCTAATCTTGTGCCTGGTCATAGCCGTGAGTATCACTCTGTACAGGTTATTATTTCATCCATTATTGTTCACTCAAAACCTGTAGTCTTACATATATATCATTCTCACAGATCGATCATTGGAGCAAAGAGTTGAGGCACTGGAGCAACACATTGCGAGGTTGCCTTCTCCTGAAACTTGTAAGTATGTTTTTttgcaaaaccattttttttctttagaacaCCATGGATTGGCAGTTATGCAATTGTTAAATGTGTGCTGTTCTCCACAGTTAGACAGTTACAGGATGAAGTACAGCAGATGAGGACCTGGTTTGCTGCCCACACTCTGGCCAATCTTTCAAGTTAAAAATGCTTTCCTGTTTTGTTGcgaaaatttaaaagaattactgtttgttgttgtttagagatttaataataggttttaatgtttgaaatgttCTCTCACTAACCGAATGTTTGTTGTTGCACTAGTTGTATGCCAAGCCAATGTTTAAAAGCACTGTTGTTTCTACCCGTGCTGGATTGATTTCAATATCCGAGCAAACTGTGTCCTTAGACAACTCTAAATGAATATGTCTGCCGAGTTTGCCAGGAATTGT
It contains:
- the LOC121917736 gene encoding protein ANTAGONIST OF LIKE HETEROCHROMATIN PROTEIN 1-like produces the protein MPRAVFKMIADELRPHLSRQNTRFRKAVPVEKQIAMAVFYLAHGGSYATVGTFFGVGKSTAYKAIIQVFLCMEMVLLRRAVYLGDYRKIMSGFEALGFPQVIGAIDGCHITIKAPAHEGAQYINRKQQHSMILQVTCDHNGKYIDLYCGHSGINHDSFVLQESSIYHALKAGLYVPGCPTLTIKGQQVGPLLLGDSGYPIKPFLLIPFKVGHSRREGVYNKRLSRARIVVERSFGRLKSRFQALLKGLDLSVENLPSAILTCILHNIIETNGDVRLARNTSPETYVIDPTTYMTDQQEKEKGEKIRDAFVEYFNS